A region of Ursus arctos isolate Adak ecotype North America unplaced genomic scaffold, UrsArc2.0 scaffold_31, whole genome shotgun sequence DNA encodes the following proteins:
- the CUNH6orf15 gene encoding uncharacterized protein C6orf15 homolog translates to MQGFTVGSRVPLGLLLLICLHLPGFFARSIGAVEEKVLQHLGTNLPLLEQPSLPSHSNSELPQPKPDPGPNDLTRVPLKPNASPSDGIQPAGGSGVQSWPAMEGLPSTDFWPSEDPWQTVAAAIEDHGGEALPEKQSSLSGALPRGSSPLPAGPSARSTRPVPESSLLYQDSKSRRSLHSNVLGAQREILVQHPPSLTNRIRQPLLPGHPWGTLNPGMSWGGGGPGTGWGTRPMPHPLGNWGINNQNPSISWGDINRYPGGSWGNINRYPGGSWGDIHLHPGINNQFPPRVLHPTGSSWNIPAGFPNPSNPGSQWG, encoded by the exons ATGCAGGGCTTCACGGTAGGGAGCAGGGTTCCTCTCGGCCTGCTTCTTCTGATCTGTCTTCATCTCCCAG gcTTCTTTGCTCGAAGCATTGGTGCAGTGGAAGAGAAAGTTCTCCAACACTTGGGAACCAACTTGCCTCTGCTTGAACAACCTTCCTTGCCCAGCCACTCCAACTCTGAACTTCCTCAGCCCAAACCAGACCCTGGGCCAAATGATTTAACAAGGGTTCCTTTGAAGCCCAATGCTTCTCCATCAGATGGCATCCAACCTGCAGGTGGTTCTGGGGTTCAGAGCTGGCCCGCAATGGAGGGGCTGCCCTCCACGGATTTCTGGCCCTCTGAAGATCCTTGGCAGACGGTGGCTGCTGCCATTGAGGACCACGGGGGTGAAGCGTTGCCTGAAAAACAGTCTTCCCTTTCTGGTGCTCTCCCTCGGGGCAGCAGTCCTTTGCCTGCAGGGCCCTCTGCACGCTCCACGCGCCCAGTACCTGAGTCTTCACTCCTCTACCAGGACTCCAAGTCTAGGCGGTCGCTTCATTCTAATGTTCTGGGAGCCCAGAGAGAAATCCTTGTCCAACATCCACCCTCTCTTACTAACAGGATTCGACAGCCACTTCTGCCTGGGCACCCCTGGGGAACCCTGAATCCAGGAATGTCCTGGGGAGGTGGAGGTCCTGGAACTGGATGGGGAACAAGGCCCATGCCACACCCTTTGGGAAACTGGGGTATCAATAATCAAAACCCAAGTATTAGCTGGGGAGATATTAACCGGTATCCAGGAGGCAGCTGGGGGAATATTAACCGGTATCCAGGAGGCAGCTGGGGGGATATTCATCTACACCCAGGTATTAATAATCAATTTCCTCCCAGAGTTCTCCATCCTACTGGCTCTTCTTGGAACATCCCAGCTGGCTTCCCCAATCCTTCAAACCCTGGGTCACAGTGGGGTTAG